A genome region from Streptomyces pratensis includes the following:
- a CDS encoding urease accessory protein UreF yields MTTRAALLVLADGRFPAGGHAHSGGAEPAVKAGHIRNAQDLAEFCLGRLHTTGLTAAALAAAAAHGLDPLALDEAADARTPSPALRAVARKLGRQMMRAARATWPSPELAALAEARPRGAHQPVVLGLTARAAGLGPADAAHCVAYEAVSGPATAVVRLLSLDPFEATAVLARLAPALDRVAEQAADAARHGIDALPAASAPLLDISAEAHAAWPVRLFAS; encoded by the coding sequence ATGACGACGCGCGCAGCTCTGCTCGTCCTCGCAGACGGCCGGTTCCCCGCCGGTGGCCACGCCCACTCCGGAGGTGCCGAGCCGGCCGTCAAGGCGGGACACATCCGAAACGCCCAGGATCTGGCGGAGTTCTGCCTGGGACGCCTCCACACCACCGGTCTCACCGCAGCCGCCCTGGCCGCTGCGGCGGCCCACGGCCTCGACCCGCTCGCCCTCGACGAGGCCGCCGACGCGCGGACGCCCTCGCCCGCGCTCAGGGCCGTCGCACGCAAGCTCGGGCGCCAGATGATGAGGGCGGCGCGAGCCACCTGGCCCAGTCCCGAACTGGCTGCGCTCGCCGAAGCACGGCCGCGCGGCGCCCACCAGCCCGTCGTCCTCGGGCTCACGGCACGCGCCGCGGGCCTGGGGCCCGCCGACGCAGCACACTGCGTCGCCTACGAAGCGGTCAGCGGCCCGGCCACGGCGGTGGTCCGACTGCTGTCCCTCGACCCCTTCGAGGCCACCGCCGTCCTCGCCCGGCTCGCGCCAGCCCTCGACAGGGTCGCCGAACAGGCCGCCGACGCCGCTCGGCACGGCATCGACGCGCTCCCCGCCGCCTCCGCCCCTCTGCTCGACATCTCCGCCGAAGCCCACGCGGCCTGGCCGGTCCGCCTCTTCGCGTCCTGA
- a CDS encoding lysophospholipid acyltransferase family protein gives MFYYVLKYVVLGPLLRLVFRPRIEGLEHIPEEGAAIVAGNHLSFSDHFLMPAILKRRITFLAKAEYFTGPGIKGKLTAAFFHSIGQIPVDRSGKEAGQAAIREGLGVLGKDELLGIYPEGTRSHDGRLYKGKVGVAVMAIKAGVPVIPCAMVGTFEIQPPGQKMPKVKRVTIRFGEPLDFSRYAGLEDQKAAIRAVTDEIMYAILGLSGQEYVDEYAVKAKAAQAEESKKFPRRPR, from the coding sequence GTGTTCTATTACGTCCTGAAGTATGTCGTGCTGGGCCCGCTGCTCCGGCTGGTGTTCCGGCCCCGCATCGAAGGGCTCGAACACATTCCGGAAGAGGGCGCGGCCATCGTCGCGGGGAACCATCTCTCCTTCTCCGACCACTTCCTGATGCCCGCGATCCTCAAGCGCCGCATCACCTTCCTCGCGAAGGCCGAGTACTTCACCGGGCCCGGCATCAAGGGCAAGCTGACCGCCGCGTTCTTCCACAGCATCGGACAGATCCCCGTGGACCGTTCCGGTAAGGAAGCGGGACAGGCGGCGATCCGCGAAGGCCTGGGAGTGCTGGGCAAGGACGAACTCCTGGGCATCTATCCGGAGGGCACCCGCTCGCACGACGGACGGCTGTACAAGGGCAAGGTGGGGGTCGCGGTGATGGCGATCAAGGCAGGGGTCCCGGTCATCCCCTGCGCGATGGTCGGCACGTTCGAGATCCAGCCGCCCGGCCAGAAGATGCCTAAGGTCAAGCGGGTCACGATCCGTTTCGGGGAGCCGCTGGACTTCTCCCGCTACGCCGGCCTGGAGGACCAGAAGGCGGCGATCCGCGCGGTCACGGACGAGATCATGTACGCCATTCTCGGTCTCTCCGGCCAGGAGTACGTCGACGAGTACGCGGTCAAGGCCAAGGCGGCGCAGGCCGAGGAGTCCAAGAAGTTCCCACGTCGGCCACGCTGA
- a CDS encoding alpha/beta hydrolase, which translates to MRRTAVLGSAGTLIAGTLIAGAIAAPAAGADSRHHGDQEARGVRIAAARAAESGIDWTDCPADWAIAAPIQCGWVSVPLDYAKPNGKQIKLAVDRHVSTGTKEERQGALVYNPGGPGGSGMAFPRRIVTKNPLWTKTAKAYDFVGFDPRGVGHSAPISCIDPQEFVKAPKADPVPDSEADKRAQRKLAAEYADGCAERSGDMLPHMTTPNTARDLDVIRAALGEKKLNFLGVSYGTYLGAVYGTLFPSHVRRMVVDSVVNPAKDNIWYEANLNQDIAFQTRWNDWKAWVAENDAAYHIGDTPEKVEQAWLTLRAAAKKNPIGGVVGPAELIGFFQGAPYYDSAWAPTARIWSDYLAGDTQALIDAAAPDLSDTAGNISSENGNAVYTAVECADAKWPTSWKKWDRDNTRLHQQYPFMTWANAWMNLPCATWSSEQQTPLDVRTGKGLPPVLIVQSTRDAATPYEGAVELHKRFKGSRLITEKDAGSHGVTGLVNPCINERVDTYLLTGKTDRRDVTCTPHATPKP; encoded by the coding sequence TTGAGACGCACAGCGGTGCTCGGTTCGGCCGGCACTCTGATCGCGGGCACGCTCATAGCGGGGGCGATAGCCGCACCGGCAGCCGGTGCCGACAGCCGGCACCACGGCGACCAGGAAGCGCGCGGTGTCCGGATCGCCGCGGCCCGGGCCGCCGAGTCCGGCATCGACTGGACGGACTGCCCGGCCGACTGGGCGATCGCCGCACCCATCCAGTGCGGATGGGTGAGCGTTCCCCTCGACTACGCGAAGCCGAACGGCAAGCAGATCAAGCTCGCGGTCGACCGGCACGTGAGCACGGGGACGAAGGAAGAGCGCCAGGGCGCACTCGTCTACAACCCCGGCGGACCCGGCGGCTCGGGCATGGCGTTCCCGAGGCGCATCGTCACCAAGAACCCGTTGTGGACGAAGACCGCGAAGGCGTACGACTTCGTCGGCTTCGACCCGCGCGGCGTCGGCCACTCGGCGCCGATCTCCTGCATCGATCCGCAGGAGTTCGTGAAGGCCCCGAAGGCCGATCCGGTTCCGGACAGCGAGGCCGACAAGCGGGCACAGCGCAAGCTCGCGGCCGAGTACGCCGACGGCTGCGCCGAGCGCAGCGGTGACATGCTGCCGCACATGACCACACCGAACACCGCGCGCGACCTCGATGTCATCCGCGCCGCGCTCGGTGAGAAGAAGCTCAACTTCCTGGGTGTCTCCTACGGCACCTACCTGGGCGCGGTCTACGGCACGCTCTTCCCGTCGCACGTACGCCGCATGGTCGTCGACAGCGTGGTCAACCCGGCGAAGGACAACATCTGGTACGAGGCCAACCTCAACCAGGACATCGCCTTCCAGACGCGCTGGAACGACTGGAAGGCGTGGGTCGCCGAGAACGACGCGGCCTACCACATCGGCGACACGCCCGAGAAGGTCGAGCAGGCGTGGCTGACCCTGCGCGCCGCGGCGAAGAAGAACCCGATCGGCGGCGTCGTCGGACCCGCCGAGCTCATCGGCTTCTTCCAGGGCGCGCCGTACTACGACTCCGCCTGGGCACCCACCGCCCGGATCTGGAGCGACTATCTGGCCGGCGACACCCAGGCGCTGATCGACGCCGCGGCACCCGACCTGTCGGACACCGCGGGCAACATCAGCTCGGAGAACGGCAACGCCGTGTACACGGCGGTCGAGTGCGCGGACGCCAAGTGGCCCACCAGCTGGAAGAAGTGGGACCGCGACAACACCCGGCTGCACCAGCAGTACCCGTTCATGACCTGGGCCAACGCCTGGATGAACCTGCCGTGTGCGACCTGGTCGTCCGAGCAGCAGACTCCGCTGGACGTCCGTACCGGGAAGGGTCTGCCTCCTGTGCTCATCGTGCAGTCCACACGTGACGCCGCCACTCCGTACGAGGGCGCAGTCGAGCTGCACAAGCGCTTCAAGGGCTCCCGACTCATCACCGAGAAGGACGCCGGATCGCACGGTGTCACCGGCCTGGTCAATCCCTGCATCAACGAGCGGGTGGACACCTACCTGCTCACCGGGAAGACCGACAGGCGCGACGTGACGTGCACTCCGCACGCCACACCGAAGCCGTGA
- a CDS encoding urease accessory protein UreD, producing MSVTATARITAAADARGSTVLPVLQGDGPLAPRRTRSPDTSYARVTVVGAMSAPLGGDRLAIEVRAEDGARLTVDSAAATVALPGAGPDGVPASYDVRLSVGEGAELHWLPEQLVSARGSELDMTTRAELASTARLVLREEQILGRHGELTGRLSTRLTVRRAGRPLLDQQLAYGPGAPGGWDGAAVLGGHRAVGQLLLVDPAFDGRLPAPRLLGPTAALTPLAGPAVLVTALAADARLLRAVLDEALEGLLKEANALREG from the coding sequence ATGAGCGTCACGGCCACCGCCCGGATCACGGCGGCAGCCGACGCGCGGGGCTCCACGGTGCTCCCCGTGCTCCAGGGCGACGGCCCGCTCGCCCCGCGCCGCACCAGGTCCCCGGACACCTCCTACGCGCGTGTCACCGTGGTCGGCGCGATGAGCGCGCCCCTCGGCGGGGACCGGCTCGCCATCGAGGTCCGGGCCGAGGACGGCGCTCGGCTGACCGTGGACTCCGCCGCCGCCACCGTGGCGCTGCCGGGGGCCGGTCCGGACGGCGTCCCCGCCTCCTACGACGTACGGCTGAGCGTGGGAGAGGGGGCGGAGCTCCACTGGCTTCCCGAACAGCTCGTCTCCGCCCGCGGCAGCGAGCTCGACATGACAACCCGGGCCGAACTCGCCTCCACCGCACGCCTGGTCCTCCGGGAGGAACAGATCCTTGGTCGGCACGGTGAACTCACCGGCCGGCTCTCGACCCGCCTGACCGTGCGCAGAGCCGGCCGGCCGCTGCTCGACCAGCAACTGGCATACGGGCCTGGGGCGCCCGGAGGATGGGACGGCGCCGCAGTCCTGGGCGGCCACCGCGCCGTCGGGCAACTACTGCTCGTCGACCCGGCGTTCGACGGCCGCCTTCCCGCGCCGCGGCTGCTCGGACCCACCGCCGCACTCACCCCGCTGGCCGGACCCGCCGTCCTCGTGACCGCGCTCGCCGCCGACGCGCGGCTGCTGCGCGCGGTACTGGACGAAGCGCTGGAGGGCCTGCTGAAGGAGGCGAACGCACTGCGAGAAGGCTGA
- a CDS encoding caspase, EACC1-associated type: protein MGADLVASGCHALVVGTATHPGQRLPALPSAIRSARDVAETLSTVCGMGDRVTLLTDPTSPSDVLEALATAIGRAEPTEERYERGTVLLYFVGHGLRGPGQQLYLATATTKSQADVAHSVPYTEIERYLSDAAADPVVILDCCFAGNAQEPGRPAAADPFAGARPTGSYLLASAMRNTLAYAPPDAEHTLFSGQVLSLLREGDAGGPKWLTLGGIYRLLDQRLQGSAARPYGGGTARMSELTLAVNQRYEPLPGPDTGQRAAGTQDEDASCPYPGILPFLPEQHRLFFGREELTQELLRRVERARPGEPVVLVGPSGVGKSSLLRAGLGVVAEEAGLGPVRLVSAPGERPFRTLAEAWAAAVGRAPSDVVRDLEQGRFSRPAAGAGQGPRLLVIDQLEEYFTLCSDEAERERFAAALTAGAHEEGAGDAVPGPRLVLALRADYYGDALSDPRLAPVVRPGHFAVPALADEEVEAAIVRPAEYAGLRWEEGVPQLLRRDVNEERGATGDAAALPFLAYALPEIWLRRRGTTLTYAGYAAAGGIRGAVATAADRIHDSLDAGGRAALRSLLLAMVHVADGEGRLFRRRVSPAELSGNEGLLRRLADARLVVVDEEGGAQLGHDSLLHAWARLSGWIDEVRDDLLRLRRLSAAAEGWAEGGRKPSGLYQGDALEEAKKLTTENVRPPRETPPAADGHPSGEGAREAADGPTVAAAPAVARVPVPQVVGEFVTASDHAQRRRRLVTRAWIASLSALTLVAASLFGWAFHENGQAASREKSLIARELAARADALRERDPQIALPLSLAAYRTAETPETRSSLYAASMTVTPARLAPATPHREPVLNLAYSPDGEVLAASHRSNKSKGGGRVQLWDMSSPTDPVEAGRFALKSSPVIAYHPRSRILAAQSADELTLWDTADPQKPKRLSSVPLAHLVTYTLAFSKDGRTLAAGSHDGLLRLWNVGDPARPTLRAQRTVAESPLISLAFTRDGGRLITGNGSSEDADSGQPAQVRLWDVGDPDRPVLRDTERAETVMAVATDPRRDLVVATGAASKIAFWEVVNGRDLRRVEPKEYGGTFAIDHLGVPSLAFSEDGRFLAGADRDNGVRRADATGKVSDLVDGMSGVELPTGEPSQSVAFSPDSRYLAAGEVGGEIRVWPDRPLAPGIAGGIHVAPQTGTSPFSADGDLVITMETGSDFTRTTKVWDVSDLKKPKVRYALPAGWEAKFFLNRRETPVFLAHHWAGGLDHTLQVWQLRADGSVKKSSGIPFTADIPSIAVSPDGMLLAVGSHEEPDTALWDIRDAAKPVLRGTVGVRASGSLGSTGSLWFAGERSLATVEDGRHIRFWDVSDPARPRKGGQIEEAASMSGAMYHESSRLLVTEAVGDEIQLYDLSRPTHPAKGAALPAAPGGYFPMGKGQLATTRADGSVEFWDVSDPADPRSQGHDLVFDSEVESISMTSDSRHVVTSEPYRVHSVGKDGRWKTPELFTVEKASGVRVPPGDSAEGPRWLAVTGSDTSGMTPETTYVLDFATDGLYEDLCTSYPSNVPEDRWRQLFPHLAYRASCD, encoded by the coding sequence CCCTGGCTACGGCCATCGGCCGGGCCGAGCCCACCGAGGAGCGGTACGAGCGCGGAACCGTCCTCCTCTACTTCGTCGGGCACGGGCTGCGCGGACCCGGTCAGCAGCTCTACCTGGCGACAGCGACGACGAAGTCCCAGGCCGACGTGGCGCACTCCGTGCCCTACACGGAGATCGAGCGCTACCTGAGCGACGCCGCAGCCGACCCCGTCGTGATCCTCGACTGCTGTTTCGCGGGGAACGCGCAGGAGCCCGGCCGGCCGGCCGCCGCGGATCCGTTCGCCGGTGCCCGGCCCACCGGCAGTTACCTGCTCGCGTCAGCGATGCGCAACACGTTGGCGTACGCCCCGCCGGACGCGGAGCACACCCTGTTCAGCGGTCAGGTGCTCAGCCTTCTGCGGGAGGGTGATGCGGGCGGGCCGAAGTGGCTGACGCTCGGTGGCATCTACCGGCTGCTCGACCAGCGGCTCCAGGGAAGCGCCGCCCGCCCGTACGGCGGTGGCACCGCGCGCATGAGCGAGCTGACCCTTGCCGTCAACCAGCGGTACGAGCCTCTGCCGGGGCCGGACACCGGACAGCGGGCTGCCGGCACCCAGGACGAGGATGCCTCCTGCCCCTACCCCGGCATCCTCCCCTTCCTCCCCGAGCAGCATCGCCTCTTCTTCGGCCGGGAGGAGCTGACCCAGGAGCTGCTGCGGCGCGTCGAGCGGGCGCGGCCCGGTGAGCCGGTGGTCCTGGTGGGGCCCTCGGGGGTCGGCAAGTCCTCGCTGCTGCGGGCGGGCCTCGGCGTGGTCGCGGAGGAGGCGGGTCTCGGTCCCGTCCGCCTGGTGTCCGCGCCGGGTGAACGCCCCTTCCGGACGCTCGCCGAGGCGTGGGCGGCTGCGGTGGGCAGGGCCCCCTCCGACGTCGTACGGGATCTGGAGCAGGGTCGCTTCAGCCGGCCGGCGGCCGGGGCGGGGCAGGGCCCGCGCCTCCTCGTCATCGACCAGCTCGAGGAGTACTTCACGCTGTGCTCGGACGAGGCCGAACGTGAGCGGTTCGCCGCCGCTCTCACAGCAGGTGCGCACGAGGAGGGGGCCGGGGACGCGGTTCCCGGCCCGCGCCTCGTCCTCGCCCTGCGCGCCGACTACTACGGCGACGCCCTGAGCGACCCGCGGCTGGCGCCCGTCGTACGGCCGGGCCACTTCGCTGTGCCCGCGCTGGCCGACGAGGAGGTCGAGGCCGCGATCGTGCGCCCGGCGGAGTACGCGGGCCTGCGGTGGGAGGAGGGTGTGCCGCAGCTCCTGCGGCGCGACGTGAACGAGGAACGGGGCGCCACTGGTGACGCCGCGGCGCTGCCCTTCCTGGCCTACGCCCTCCCCGAGATCTGGCTGCGGCGCCGGGGCACGACCCTGACCTACGCCGGATACGCGGCCGCCGGCGGCATACGGGGCGCGGTGGCCACGGCCGCCGACAGGATCCATGACTCACTCGACGCCGGCGGTCGCGCGGCTCTGCGGAGCCTCTTGCTGGCCATGGTCCACGTCGCGGACGGCGAGGGGCGGCTGTTCCGTCGCAGGGTGTCGCCTGCGGAGCTGTCCGGGAACGAGGGCCTGCTGCGCCGGCTGGCGGACGCCCGCCTCGTCGTCGTCGACGAGGAGGGCGGCGCGCAGCTCGGCCACGATTCGCTGCTGCACGCGTGGGCCAGGCTCAGCGGCTGGATCGACGAGGTGCGGGACGACCTGCTGAGACTCCGCCGGCTGAGCGCGGCGGCGGAGGGCTGGGCGGAGGGCGGACGGAAGCCGAGCGGCCTCTACCAGGGCGATGCGCTGGAGGAGGCGAAGAAGCTCACCACGGAGAACGTCCGGCCGCCTCGGGAGACTCCGCCGGCGGCGGACGGCCACCCGTCCGGGGAGGGGGCCCGGGAGGCCGCGGACGGCCCGACCGTCGCAGCCGCACCGGCAGTCGCCCGTGTGCCCGTCCCGCAGGTGGTGGGGGAATTCGTCACCGCGAGCGACCACGCGCAGCGCCGGCGGCGCCTCGTCACGCGGGCGTGGATCGCCTCCCTTTCGGCCCTGACCCTGGTGGCGGCTTCCCTCTTCGGGTGGGCGTTCCACGAGAACGGACAGGCGGCGAGCCGGGAGAAGAGCCTGATCGCCAGGGAGCTGGCCGCCCGGGCCGACGCCCTGCGCGAACGCGACCCGCAGATCGCGCTCCCGCTCAGCCTGGCCGCGTACCGCACGGCGGAGACGCCGGAGACCCGCTCCAGCCTGTACGCGGCGTCGATGACCGTCACCCCCGCCCGTCTCGCGCCGGCGACGCCACATCGCGAGCCGGTTCTCAACCTTGCCTACAGCCCGGACGGCGAGGTCCTGGCCGCCAGTCACCGGAGCAACAAGTCCAAGGGCGGCGGCCGCGTCCAGTTGTGGGACATGTCCTCGCCGACCGACCCCGTGGAAGCGGGCCGCTTCGCCCTGAAGAGCAGTCCGGTCATCGCCTACCATCCGCGCTCGCGGATCCTCGCCGCACAGTCGGCGGACGAACTGACGTTGTGGGACACCGCCGACCCGCAGAAGCCGAAGCGGCTCTCCTCGGTGCCACTCGCCCACCTGGTGACGTACACGCTGGCCTTCAGCAAGGACGGCCGCACCCTCGCGGCGGGCAGCCACGACGGACTGCTACGGCTGTGGAACGTGGGCGATCCCGCCCGTCCGACGCTGCGTGCCCAGCGGACGGTCGCCGAGTCGCCTCTGATCTCTCTGGCCTTCACCCGCGACGGGGGCCGTCTGATCACTGGCAACGGCAGCAGCGAGGACGCGGACAGCGGACAGCCCGCGCAGGTACGGCTGTGGGACGTCGGCGACCCGGACCGGCCCGTGCTGCGGGACACGGAACGGGCCGAGACGGTGATGGCGGTGGCCACCGACCCCCGCCGGGACCTGGTGGTCGCGACCGGTGCAGCGAGCAAGATCGCCTTCTGGGAGGTGGTGAACGGTCGGGACCTGCGACGCGTGGAACCGAAGGAGTACGGGGGCACCTTCGCCATCGACCACCTGGGCGTGCCGTCGCTGGCCTTCAGCGAGGACGGCAGGTTCCTGGCTGGCGCGGACCGTGACAACGGCGTCCGCCGGGCCGACGCGACCGGAAAGGTGTCGGATCTGGTGGACGGCATGTCCGGGGTCGAGCTGCCGACGGGCGAACCGTCCCAGTCGGTCGCCTTCAGCCCGGACAGCAGGTACCTGGCGGCAGGCGAGGTGGGCGGAGAGATACGGGTGTGGCCCGACCGGCCCCTGGCGCCGGGGATCGCGGGCGGCATCCACGTCGCGCCCCAGACGGGCACCAGTCCGTTCAGCGCCGATGGTGACCTGGTCATCACCATGGAGACGGGGTCGGACTTCACCCGCACCACCAAGGTGTGGGATGTCAGCGACCTGAAGAAGCCGAAGGTCCGGTACGCCCTGCCCGCCGGATGGGAGGCGAAGTTCTTCCTGAACCGGCGTGAGACGCCGGTGTTCCTGGCCCACCACTGGGCCGGAGGGCTTGACCACACCCTCCAGGTCTGGCAGTTGCGGGCCGACGGCAGCGTGAAGAAGAGTTCCGGCATCCCCTTCACCGCCGACATCCCGAGCATCGCAGTGAGTCCTGACGGCATGCTCCTCGCGGTGGGCTCGCACGAGGAACCGGACACCGCTCTCTGGGACATCCGGGACGCGGCGAAGCCCGTGCTCCGGGGCACTGTCGGAGTGAGGGCGAGCGGCTCGCTCGGGAGCACGGGAAGCCTGTGGTTCGCCGGGGAACGCTCGCTCGCGACGGTGGAGGACGGCCGGCACATCAGGTTCTGGGACGTGTCCGACCCCGCCCGGCCCCGTAAGGGCGGTCAGATCGAGGAGGCGGCGTCGATGAGCGGCGCGATGTACCACGAATCGTCCCGACTGCTCGTCACCGAGGCGGTGGGGGACGAGATCCAGCTCTACGATCTGTCCCGGCCCACGCATCCCGCCAAGGGGGCCGCGCTTCCGGCCGCTCCCGGGGGCTACTTCCCCATGGGAAAGGGCCAGTTGGCGACGACCCGGGCCGACGGGAGCGTCGAGTTCTGGGACGTCTCGGACCCGGCGGACCCCCGGAGCCAAGGCCACGACCTGGTGTTCGACAGCGAGGTCGAATCGATCAGCATGACCTCTGACAGCCGCCACGTGGTGACGAGCGAGCCCTACCGCGTCCATTCGGTCGGGAAGGACGGCCGGTGGAAGACCCCCGAGCTCTTCACCGTGGAGAAGGCGAGCGGCGTCCGGGTGCCGCCGGGAGACTCGGCGGAGGGCCCCCGGTGGCTTGCCGTCACCGGCTCCGACACCTCCGGCATGACACCGGAGACGACCTATGTGCTCGACTTCGCCACGGACGGTCTCTACGAGGACCTGTGCACGTCCTATCCCTCGAACGTCCCCGAGGACCGGTGGCGGCAGCTGTTCCCGCACCTGGCCTACCGCGCGTCCTGCGACTGA
- the ureG gene encoding urease accessory protein UreG yields MHLDHAHHGPAAVSADAARPDGTRRALRIGLGGPVGSGKTATVAALCRALRDRISIAVVTNDIYTREDAAFLLRNAVLPPERIQAVETGACPHTAIRDDISANLEAVEDLEDSVGPLDLILVESGGDNLTATFSKGLVDAQVFVIDVAGGDDIPRKGGPGVTTADLLVINKTDLAPYVGSDLDRMARDAAEQRGELPVVFTSLTGPDGVAPVADWVRARLADWAA; encoded by the coding sequence ATGCATCTCGACCACGCACACCACGGACCGGCAGCCGTCAGCGCCGACGCCGCCCGCCCCGACGGCACCCGACGCGCGCTCCGCATCGGCCTGGGCGGCCCGGTCGGCTCGGGCAAGACGGCCACCGTCGCCGCCCTCTGCCGCGCGCTGCGCGACCGCATCTCCATCGCAGTCGTCACCAACGACATCTACACCCGCGAGGACGCCGCCTTCCTGCTCCGTAACGCGGTCCTTCCACCCGAGCGCATCCAGGCCGTCGAGACCGGAGCCTGCCCGCACACCGCGATCCGCGACGACATCTCCGCCAACCTCGAAGCGGTCGAGGACCTGGAGGACTCCGTGGGGCCCCTCGATCTGATCCTCGTCGAATCAGGCGGCGACAACCTCACCGCCACCTTCTCCAAGGGACTCGTCGACGCCCAGGTCTTCGTGATCGACGTCGCGGGCGGCGACGACATCCCGCGTAAGGGCGGCCCGGGCGTCACCACCGCCGACCTGCTCGTCATCAACAAGACCGACCTCGCACCGTACGTCGGCTCCGACCTGGACCGGATGGCCCGCGACGCAGCGGAACAGCGCGGTGAACTCCCCGTGGTCTTCACCTCCCTGACCGGCCCCGACGGTGTCGCACCCGTCGCCGACTGGGTGCGGGCGCGGCTCGCGGACTGGGCCGCATGA
- a CDS encoding NAD-dependent epimerase/dehydratase family protein, with protein sequence MLGATGQIGRAAVRALAGDGWEVTAASGGGGRDGTWGDGVRTIALDRDEEGALATALGDGCDVLVDMVAFGRGHAAQLTGLASRVGSAVVISSGAVYEDGRGRSFDTQGEPDGFPEYPVPIPETQPTVAPGDTTYGTRKVALEQGLLAAGDALPVTLLRAGAIHGEHCRTPRELYFVKRLLDGRGRRVLAHDGRSRFHPVHVSNVAELIRLAALRPASRVLNAGDPQAPTVAEIGAAVDEVLGRETETVLVAGAPPEGGIGDTPWSGAHPVVYDMSAAERELGYRPVTGYAESLPQTVEWLAGQLHGRDWRQAFPKMVRNYGEGLFDYAAEDVWLERRDRKV encoded by the coding sequence GTGCTGGGTGCGACGGGGCAGATCGGACGGGCCGCGGTGCGGGCTCTGGCCGGGGACGGCTGGGAGGTGACCGCGGCCTCCGGAGGGGGCGGCCGGGACGGCACCTGGGGCGACGGCGTCCGCACCATCGCGCTCGACCGTGACGAGGAGGGCGCCCTGGCGACCGCACTCGGCGACGGCTGTGACGTCCTGGTCGACATGGTCGCCTTCGGCCGCGGTCACGCCGCGCAGCTGACCGGCCTGGCAAGCCGGGTCGGGTCCGCGGTCGTCATCTCCAGCGGCGCGGTGTACGAGGACGGACGGGGCCGCAGTTTCGACACGCAGGGCGAGCCGGACGGCTTCCCGGAGTATCCGGTGCCGATCCCGGAGACGCAGCCCACGGTGGCCCCGGGGGACACGACGTACGGGACGCGCAAGGTGGCGCTGGAGCAGGGCCTGCTTGCGGCGGGTGACGCGCTGCCTGTGACCCTGCTGCGGGCAGGAGCGATACACGGGGAGCACTGCCGCACGCCGCGCGAGCTCTACTTCGTCAAGCGTCTGCTGGACGGGCGCGGACGGCGGGTCCTCGCCCATGACGGGAGGAGCCGCTTCCACCCGGTCCATGTGTCCAACGTCGCCGAACTCATACGGCTCGCGGCTCTGCGGCCGGCCTCACGGGTACTCAACGCGGGGGACCCACAGGCTCCGACCGTCGCAGAGATCGGCGCGGCCGTCGATGAAGTCCTCGGCCGGGAGACCGAGACGGTGCTGGTGGCGGGTGCCCCGCCCGAGGGCGGTATCGGCGACACTCCTTGGAGCGGTGCGCACCCCGTCGTCTACGACATGTCGGCCGCCGAGCGGGAGCTGGGCTACCGCCCGGTGACGGGGTATGCCGAGTCTCTGCCGCAGACCGTCGAGTGGCTTGCCGGACAGCTCCACGGACGCGACTGGAGGCAGGCCTTCCCGAAGATGGTGCGCAACTACGGCGAGGGCCTCTTCGACTACGCGGCGGAGGACGTCTGGCTGGAGCGGCGGGACCGGAAGGTGTGA